The following coding sequences are from one Microbulbifer sp. TB1203 window:
- a CDS encoding glycosyltransferase family 2 protein, whose protein sequence is MNTISAPRLHKLRHRQPLKLSVIIPFYNEGPVLPQCLERLLRVLDQLPLSGELLFVDDGSRDGGAQYLARQAIIYPQIKLVRLSRNFGKEAAMTAGLDQATGDAAIILDADLQDPPELIPQMVAAWREGADVVLMQRRSRAGETLFKRASAHVFYRLLNRISDCGIPADTGDFRLLSRRALDALRQLPERNRYMKGLFAWVGMETRVIEYDRAARAGGVTKWDYVALARLAIEAITSFSIAPLHWATIAGVLAAATGGLFGLWIVIKALLLGDVVQGYPSLIAVITFFGGIQLLTIGILGEYVGKTYLETKQRPTYLIQDIIGGIPAMGLAGQRAEAVGDE, encoded by the coding sequence ATGAACACGATATCCGCACCCAGACTACACAAGCTGCGCCACCGCCAGCCTCTCAAGCTGTCGGTCATTATCCCGTTTTATAACGAGGGTCCCGTATTACCCCAGTGCCTGGAGCGCCTGCTGCGAGTGCTGGATCAGTTGCCGCTCTCCGGCGAACTGCTGTTCGTCGACGATGGCAGCCGGGATGGCGGCGCCCAATACCTGGCGCGGCAGGCCATTATTTATCCCCAGATCAAACTGGTGCGACTGAGTCGCAATTTCGGCAAGGAAGCGGCAATGACCGCGGGCCTCGACCAGGCCACGGGCGATGCGGCGATTATCCTGGACGCGGATCTCCAGGACCCTCCGGAGCTGATACCGCAGATGGTGGCCGCTTGGCGCGAGGGCGCCGACGTGGTGCTGATGCAGCGCCGCAGTCGCGCCGGGGAAACCCTGTTCAAGCGCGCCAGCGCCCACGTCTTCTACCGCCTGCTGAATCGCATCAGCGACTGCGGCATTCCCGCCGATACCGGCGATTTCCGCCTGCTGAGCCGCCGGGCGCTGGATGCGCTGCGGCAACTGCCGGAGCGCAACCGCTATATGAAAGGCCTGTTCGCCTGGGTCGGCATGGAGACGCGCGTCATCGAATACGATCGAGCGGCGCGCGCCGGGGGCGTCACCAAGTGGGACTACGTGGCGCTCGCCCGCCTGGCGATCGAGGCTATCACCTCCTTTTCCATCGCACCCCTGCACTGGGCCACGATCGCCGGCGTGCTGGCGGCGGCGACCGGCGGCCTGTTCGGGCTCTGGATAGTGATCAAGGCGCTGCTGCTGGGCGACGTGGTGCAGGGGTATCCGTCGCTGATCGCGGTCATCACCTTCTTCGGCGGCATACAACTGCTGACCATTGGCATCCTCGGCGAGTATGTGGGCAAAACCTACCTGGAAACCAAACAGCGTCCCACCTATCTGATCCAGGACATTATCGGCGGCATTCCGGCGATGGGCCTGGCGGGGCAGCGCGCGGAGGCGGTGGGCGATGAATAA